The Candidatus Binatia bacterium region TGCGACGTCGGCGTCGGCCTTCGGCGTCGGGGCCCGCGGCTTTCCGGACGGCATCCGACGCTCTCGCGCGGCCGCTTCGAAGGAACGATCGCCGATCTCGAACACGAAATGGCTGCGCGCCAGCTGACGGCGTCGATCGGGCGGCGCTATGCGGCCAGTGGTCGCGACAACGCTGCCCAGCTCTTCAGCGGCCGTCATCACGACCATGAGGATGCGCTGGTTGCGCGCCTGGCGCGTCTTTCGCTCGGCGGCCGCGTCGATGCGGCGCAGCTCGAGCTGGGCATTGCGCTGCGCTGGCCGGGTTGGAGGCGCGACGCCTGCATCGACGCGATAGTGGCTGCGCTCGAGCCGCGCGCCGGGTCGGGCCGCTTGCCGGTGGCTCCGGCGCGAAACTGGCTGGAGGCACCGATCGGCGAAGAAGAACCCGCGGCGCCGCTCGAGCGCGGGTTTTCGCTGCAGGCCGTGCTGCAGCGCGATGGCAGCGCAGCGCTGTTCTGCGGCGTCGAGGCGACGTCGGCCCATTCGATGGCGGCGCGCTTCTGCTTCGTGTTCGCCGACGGGACGATGATGCTGCTCGTCGGCGAAGGGGACTGGGACGGGCGCGCGGGTCACTACTCGCTCGAAGGCGCGTCGTGGGTTTCGTCCCCGGACGCCGGTCGCATCCGCATTTCGATTCGCGCTCCCTTCATCCGTTACCCGACGCACGACGCTTACCTCGACCTGGAAGCGGGACTGTCTCGTGCCGAGCTGGTCGACGCGCAGGTGGAGCTTTCGTACGAGGCGAGCGCGGAAAAGCACGGAAGGCTCCACGGGCATGTCGTCTTCGACGGGCGCCGCATGGACATCGGCGCCGTCGCATTCACCGATCGCGGCGGACGTCGCGGCGGCGATGCCTCGCGGGTGCGCGTGTTCGCCGCGGCGGCAGACGAGACGATGATCGTGGCGGTCCGCGACGACACGCTCGAGATCTGCGACGCGGAAGACGGGACGGCCGTCATCCGCACGATCCCGGAGCTCGCGGCGCCGCTGCGGGAGGCCCGCATCATCGCGCGAGTGCCGGTCTGGCGTCCTCTCGGCGAAGGTCGTTTCGCGCGCTGGACCTTCGGCATCGCGCAGTGCCGCCTCGGTGCCGGCGACGAGTGGGTGGCCGGGCTCTTCGATTCCCTCGAGATATTCTGAGCTTCGTGACTCGGAAGCCACGCAAGCGAGAAGTGCTCAGTGCACCACCGCCCACGACCACGTTTCGGTGAGCGCTCCCTTGTCGTCGCGCAGGAACGCGCGCAGCTCGATCGGCGCGTCGGTCTTCGGCTTGATCTGGAACGCGAGGCGCCATCCGCCGGTGTCGGGATTGCGCAGCACGTGGTGGTCGAGAAGCTCGGCGACCTCGGGAGGCGGCGTCGTGATCACCGCCGTCGGCGGGGAGGCGTCGGGAATCGCGTTCAGGTCTTCGCCGGCAAAATCGATCACGAATCGTTTCGTGTCGCCCTTGGCTCCGCTGTCCTGGCGGGTCGCGATGATGCGGCCGCCCGGCGGAACGGCGGGATCGTCGGTGTAGAACGAAACCGAATACGCGAAATCGAGCTGCTGGCCGGGCTGCACCGCGGTGTCGGGCACCCAGTACGCGACCATGTTGTCGACCAACTCGCTGTCGGACGGAATCTCGTCGAGCTCGACCCGCCCGTCCCCCCAGTCTCCGTGCGGCTGCACCCACGTGCTCGGTCTCTGTTCCGAGTGCGTCTCCAGGTCCTGGTAGTCGGCAAAGGCGCGGTCGCGCTGCAGCAGCCCGAAACCGCGCGGATTGTGCATCCGCGAGCTGCTCGCGTTGATGCGCATCGGGTTGTCCAGGGGCCTCCACAGCCACTCGCCGTTGTCGAAGTGCAGCAGCAGGCCGTCCGAGTCGTGCACCTCGGGACGGAAGTCGTCGAAGTGGCGGCGCGAGTCCTCGCCGAAGAAGAACATGCTGGTGAGCGGCGCGATGCCGAGCTTGGCGACCGGCCGGCGCGGGAACAGGTGGGAAGTCACGTCGATGACGGTGCTGGCTCCGGGCGTGATCTCGAAGCGGTAGGAGCCGGCGATGCTCGGTCCTTCCATCAGTGCGAGGATCACGAGGCTTTTTGCGTCGGGAGCAGGTTTCTCGAGCCAGAACTCCGAGAAGTGCGGGAACTCCTCGCCGCCGGGCTCGACGGTGTTGATCGCGATGCCGCGTGCCGAAAGGCCGTAGACGTTGTCACGGCCGAGGGCGCGGAAATACGTGGCGCCGAGGAAGACGATGAGGTCGTCGAAGTAGGCCTGCGAGCGAAGCTGGCAGTGGACGCGAAATCCCGCATATCCGATGTCGGGCGGGATCTTCGCCGCGAAGTCGTTCTTGCCGTAATCGAACGAATGGATGTCGAAGGGAACGGGATGCACGCCGCCGTCGTCGATCACGTTGACCGCGACCGTCCGGTCGTAATAGAGGCCGGGATGAAACATCTGGACCTGGAACGGAAGGCCATCGGTTTTCCACAGCGCCTTGTCGGGATTGAAGCGGATGTCGCGCCACTGGTCGTACGTCATCGAGCCGACGAGCATCCACTTGGGCACCTCGTGACGGTGGTCGACGTACTCCTCTTTGGAGAGCGCCTGGGCCCTGGTCGTGACGTCGTCGAGGGAGAACGCGCGGGCCGCCGCGGGTGCCGCCAGGAGCGTCGCCGCAGCGAAAAACCAGGTCGCAGCCGCTCGGGAAGGGCAAAAGGCCCGCAGGAAGTGCAAGGTCGGTCGGGTCATGTCCTGTGCTCGTGGCTTGCCGGATTCCGTCGTGGCGGCGTTGCCGCACCCGCCATCGGCGACCCCGGGCGAAAGGCGATATTCTTAAGGAAAAAGGCGCAACGCAACTGCGGCGACTGCAGCGGGCGAAGCGACGGCAGCCACAGAGGACGGCTGCGACAGGTAGCGCCTGCCGGGATCCGGCCGCTTTCGCGCAGCGCCGCTCGGCGGTACAAGGGACGGATATGAAACTCCTTCGCGTGTTCGCGGTGCTGTTCGCGCTGCTGGCAGTGTCGAACTTCCTCAAGCCGATCCTCGAGAACGGCGAGACCGGATTCGTGTTCCTCGGCCGGCGCCTGGCCGGTCCACCGAACCTGATCGCGGCATGGACGTTCATGGCGTTCCTCGTCGCCTACGCCGTGTCGCTGTGGCGGGAAAGGGCAGCCGCCCTTCCTCTCGGCATCGCGTACGCGTGCTATGTGACGGCCAACCTCTACCTGTTCACGATGAGGACTGCGCCGCCCACCGGAAACGCGAAAATCTTCGGCATCGTCTTCACCGTCCTCGCGCTGGCCGGATCCTGGGGCGTGGTCGCGCTGATGATCCGCGACGGCTTCGCATCGCGCGACAGCGCTCCCGGTCGCATCCTGCTGCGCGCTTTTGCGCTGCTGTTCGCGTTGATGGCGCTGTCGGATGCGATCAAGCCGTTCGCGTACACGGCGGACGTCGGGTTCGTGCTGTTCGGCCAGAGGCAGACCGGCATGGCCAATACCGTGGCTGCCCTCGTGTTCGCGTCGCTCCTTGCCACCTACGCGGCGAGCATCTGGCAGGAAAAGCGCCTCGCGCTCACGCTCGGCGCTGCGTACGCGGCCTACGTGATCGCGAATCTCGTGCTGTGGAATTTCCGAAAGCCGCCGGGAACCGAGCTGCCGCTTTCGTTCATCGTCCCCTATCTGTTCAGCGCCGTGGGGGTGTCCAACGGCGCAGCGCTGCTGCTGTGGCGCCACCGCGAGCGCCTGACCTGAATCGAAATGCGGGACAGCCCCGCAGGACGCCGTGATGGCGGGACCGTAACGTGTACCTGTTGCGGACTGCGCGCGTTCAGGCTTTCGCCCGCTTCGGCGCGTCGTCCTCCTCGATCTCCCGCACGCTGATGCGGCCGGCAGCGTTGGTGCACACGCCGTCGCCGAGCGAGAAACGCCAGTGGTGGCCCGGGCAGACGATCTGCCCGCCTTCGACTTCGGCCTCCGAAAGATCCGAGCCTCCGTGCGGGCACCAGCGCTGCACTTCGTAGCGGCGCCCTTCGTGCTCGAGCACGAACGTGTCGTGCGCGCGGTCGGCGGTCTCGACTTTCTGGATCGCGGCAAGGGCCCTGGAGTCGGACATTTTGAACAGCGTGAACAGGTGCTGGTTGTAGCGGTCGGGATCGCGGTGCGCCTTGAAGCGAAGCGACAGGAACGCGTCCTCCCAGCCGAGCTCCTCGCGCATCACCTGGTCGATCAGCGTCGAGGTCATTTCGAACTCGTACTGGCAAGGCTCGCCGTCCCAGGCGTAGACCAGCTCCGCTTTCGGCTCGGGGCGGAAGTCGACGACCCAGTCGCCGCCGTGCGCCCCGGTCACGCGAAACAGCACGCGGATGCCGATGTGCTCGACGAAATACGGATGACCCTTGAGAAACGGCAGGAAATGCCGGCGAAAGCGCTCGAACAGGCCCGGCGAAGCCGGCGTGATCGCGGCGAGCACGTCGGCGACGACGCGCTCTTTTTCGGCGCGGTGGCGCGCGTAGTACGCGCCGCGGTCGCGTTCGTAGTCGAATCCTTCGTACGCGGGGTCGCGTTCCAGACGGAACTCGCCGGCGGTGCCGCGCGCGCCGATATTCAGCCGGTCGCCGGGATTCATCACCATGCCCGGGATCGTCGACTCGCCCGCAAGGCGCCCGGCCGCCACCGGCGGCGTCGGGAACATGCTGGCTTCGCCGAAGAAAAACGGAGCCAGCTCCGGATCGAAGAAGCAGGGCGGTCCCGCGAACGGAATCGCCAGTCGCGGCTGCAGGGCCTTTGCCGCGGTTACGAACGACGCGATCGCCGATTCGCGGCGCTGGGCGGCGAGAAGTCGCTTGGTCGCTTCGTCGTACGTCGTGTAGACGAGCGGATACCAGATGGCCGGCGTGGCCTGCGCGAACAGCACGTCGATTCCCTCGGCGCGGATGTCGGCCACCGGCAGCGCGAGGTTGCAGTCGTTCAGGTTGAAGATCTTGTGGCCGTCCACCTCGATCAGTGCGCAGGAGTCGAACCAGTGCGGAGGGCAGTGGAAAGTCGGCGTCGAGATCTTGACGGTGAACCCCGGCGCGACCTCGAATGGCTCGAAGTTGTCCAGCTCGACGATGGTACGAAAGCCGAGACGCCGCAGGCGCGAGACGAGGCGCTTCTTGTGCGCGCGTCCCGTCAGCACCGGCACGCTGCGATCGATGCGCCCGAGGAACTCGGGGTCGTAGTGGTCGGGATGCTCGTGGGAAATGTAGAGCACGTCCGGCGACGACAGCGCTTCCAGATTGCCCTCGTACTGCGGGTACTGGAACCAGCTCGCGTTGTAGGATCCCTTGCGCGACATCCACGGGTCGCAGACCAGCAGCTTGCCGCCGTGGCGAAGAGCCAGGCCGCTGTGTCCGATGAATTCGATGCTCGTCATCCGGATCGTTTCCCCCGAAGCGCCGTCCCCGCGACGCCGCACCAGTACCTTTAATTGCTACGGCGAGCGGACGAAAATCGGCACCGGCGCGCATTCGGCGCAGTGCCGCGGCGCGTAACCCGGCATCCATCTTCGATTTGGGCGATTTGTGGCTTTTTTCGGCGCAGCGCGGCGCGTACATATGCGCGCGTGCCGTCCCGGAGCGCCTCTGCGGACAGCCCCGCCTCCCGCCGCATCCTCGCCGCGGGTGCCTGCGCACTGGCGATCGCCGCCGCAGTCGCCTGGACGGCGGCGTGGCACCTGCGCTTCACGTCGCTGTGGTACCCCGACGCCTGCGATTACGCGCAGCTCGGGCGCCGCATCCTGCGTGACGGCAGCATGACGACGGGCCAGTCCTTTCCGTATGTGCTGGCGTGGCTGCGCGCCCACGCGCTGGCCACGACGGCACCCTGGCCCAACGTCACCCGCTTCGTTCTTCCTGCGCTCGTTCGCGCTGCGTCCTTCTCGGTGTTCGGCGTCAGCGATTTTGCCGCGGTGCTGCCCGACGCGCTGTTCCACTGCGCGACCGTCGCGTTGTGCTTCGTGCTCGGCGCCCGCCTGGCCGGTCTTGCGGCGGGGTGGTCGGCGGCGGTCCTCGTCGCCTTCAGCCCGACGATGCTCGGCTACGCACTGAGCGGCCTCAGCGAAACCGGCGCGGGATTGCTCGTGCTCGCCGCCGCAGCGGCCGTCGCTTGCGTCGTTCCCGATGATCGCGCAGCGAAGGGCGCTGCGAGGAATGCCGCCGTTGCGGGGGCGTTGATCGGCCTCTGCTTCCTGCAGCGCTCGAATCTCGTTCTGCTCATCATCCCCGCCGTCGCGCTGATCCTCGGCGCACGCGGGCTCGGGGAGCTTCGCGCCCGAGCGCGCATCGCGGCCGTCTTGTGTGCGGCCTGCGTGGCCGTCGCCTCGCCGTGGCTGCTTCGCAACGCATGGAGTTTCGGAACGCCGACGCTTTCGCTGACGATGGATCGCAACGTCGGGTGGGCGCTGCTCGGCAAAGACGTTTTCTACGAGTTTACACTGATCGATGCGGGACAGGTGATTCGTTCCCACGCAGCGGACGTCGTCGCGCGCCTGGATCCGCGGCCTCTGGCCGGCCACTGGAGCGATTTTTTCGGCCCCGATTTCGGGCCGTTGCTCCCGGCGTTCGTCGTCGCGTCGGTTGCAGTATCGCTGCCGCCGCGCGCGCGCGTGCTGCGAACGCTGACGTGGGCGACACTGCTGCTGAGCTTCGTCGCGTTCGCCCCGCTCGTCGTGGGTAATTTCCTGGATCGTTACTACGAGCCGTTCGCGCCGCTGGTCGTCCTCCTGGTCGTCGTGCAGCTTGCGATCCTTGCGCGCCGCTTCGGGCGCGCCGGCCCGGCCGTTCTCGCGGTGGCATGCAGCCTTGCCCCGCTGTGGTGGATCAGCCACGGGTTCGCGTCGACCGTCGCGCGGCGCGACCCCGCTCTCGGCCAATGGGATCGCTGGGTTTCCGAGGCGGTGGCTCCCGATGCCGTCGTTGCATCCGACCAGTCCTGGTACGTCGCGTGGCAGGCCGACCGGCCGTCGGTGCGTTTCTATGGAGACGGCGCCCAGCTCGCCGAGCTCGAGCGCGGCTACACCCCGATTTCCGCCGTTTGGCTGACCGCGGCCGACAGCCGCCGATTCGAGCTCAGCATCGACGCTGCCGGCGGCGCCGCTCGCTGGCGGCTGGTTCGCCGCAGCGAC contains the following coding sequences:
- a CDS encoding glucan biosynthesis protein; translation: MTRPTLHFLRAFCPSRAAATWFFAAATLLAAPAAARAFSLDDVTTRAQALSKEEYVDHRHEVPKWMLVGSMTYDQWRDIRFNPDKALWKTDGLPFQVQMFHPGLYYDRTVAVNVIDDGGVHPVPFDIHSFDYGKNDFAAKIPPDIGYAGFRVHCQLRSQAYFDDLIVFLGATYFRALGRDNVYGLSARGIAINTVEPGGEEFPHFSEFWLEKPAPDAKSLVILALMEGPSIAGSYRFEITPGASTVIDVTSHLFPRRPVAKLGIAPLTSMFFFGEDSRRHFDDFRPEVHDSDGLLLHFDNGEWLWRPLDNPMRINASSSRMHNPRGFGLLQRDRAFADYQDLETHSEQRPSTWVQPHGDWGDGRVELDEIPSDSELVDNMVAYWVPDTAVQPGQQLDFAYSVSFYTDDPAVPPGGRIIATRQDSGAKGDTKRFVIDFAGEDLNAIPDASPPTAVITTPPPEVAELLDHHVLRNPDTGGWRLAFQIKPKTDAPIELRAFLRDDKGALTETWSWAVVH
- a CDS encoding glycosyltransferase family 39 protein; protein product: MPSRSASADSPASRRILAAGACALAIAAAVAWTAAWHLRFTSLWYPDACDYAQLGRRILRDGSMTTGQSFPYVLAWLRAHALATTAPWPNVTRFVLPALVRAASFSVFGVSDFAAVLPDALFHCATVALCFVLGARLAGLAAGWSAAVLVAFSPTMLGYALSGLSETGAGLLVLAAAAAVACVVPDDRAAKGAARNAAVAGALIGLCFLQRSNLVLLIIPAVALILGARGLGELRARARIAAVLCAACVAVASPWLLRNAWSFGTPTLSLTMDRNVGWALLGKDVFYEFTLIDAGQVIRSHAADVVARLDPRPLAGHWSDFFGPDFGPLLPAFVVASVAVSLPPRARVLRTLTWATLLLSFVAFAPLVVGNFLDRYYEPFAPLVVLLVVVQLAILARRFGRAGPAVLAVACSLAPLWWISHGFASTVARRDPALGQWDRWVSEAVAPDAVVASDQSWYVAWQADRPSVRFYGDGAQLAELERGYTPISAVWLTAADSRRFELSIDAAGGAARWRLVRRSDDGGSLWLAAPATPVTPASP
- a CDS encoding MBL fold metallo-hydrolase, which gives rise to MTSIEFIGHSGLALRHGGKLLVCDPWMSRKGSYNASWFQYPQYEGNLEALSSPDVLYISHEHPDHYDPEFLGRIDRSVPVLTGRAHKKRLVSRLRRLGFRTIVELDNFEPFEVAPGFTVKISTPTFHCPPHWFDSCALIEVDGHKIFNLNDCNLALPVADIRAEGIDVLFAQATPAIWYPLVYTTYDEATKRLLAAQRRESAIASFVTAAKALQPRLAIPFAGPPCFFDPELAPFFFGEASMFPTPPVAAGRLAGESTIPGMVMNPGDRLNIGARGTAGEFRLERDPAYEGFDYERDRGAYYARHRAEKERVVADVLAAITPASPGLFERFRRHFLPFLKGHPYFVEHIGIRVLFRVTGAHGGDWVVDFRPEPKAELVYAWDGEPCQYEFEMTSTLIDQVMREELGWEDAFLSLRFKAHRDPDRYNQHLFTLFKMSDSRALAAIQKVETADRAHDTFVLEHEGRRYEVQRWCPHGGSDLSEAEVEGGQIVCPGHHWRFSLGDGVCTNAAGRISVREIEEDDAPKRAKA